In the Euphorbia lathyris chromosome 5, ddEupLath1.1, whole genome shotgun sequence genome, one interval contains:
- the LOC136230314 gene encoding protein MAINTENANCE OF MERISTEMS-like — translation MADARRAHAAQAERAEGQDEAADIEMDGDDSMHRPSSDTIPIHRGVVTRGRDRRFSSTAGSSSGSSKRSRSAIEDDWVVKDPVPGGPFDGAVIPSFLGHVACAIWAGQDRGVLRCHTRSGYCSKLRLWYSGSSRTIQSRIESSGMFHLPGIMHSHIDAALITAFVERWQPDTSSFHMPFGEMTILMHDMWEILRIPVDGAMVTADASIDELKECVMDLFGMTWVELDARHYSSGGIRAASVMEHCRGDRIPETQAIAWTWLMLGSTLFVGKSGDRIRPSCLLEVQDSAAGAVGLSWGSAALAYLYRHLGIATRGDCEQMTGCMTLLQSWIYEYFPCFRPHREAVTVDPDLPRASLWPSISMEKSDERLRAFRARLDVLTADEVMWMPYGPDAITETPMTLYVGWIRYRDVIEPYMPGRCLRQLGHVQTIPRPILQPSKAVRPWTSLKYRVEVPAVMVQGIWDSFPQSVVLILSVFTPAHTPSDCEDQYMHWYTRHSHPRLLSEIVAPGLTVYTRSNSEIVSYFLFFFTDLLM, via the exons ATGGCGGACGCTCGGAGGGCACATGCAGCACAGGCGGAGCGTGCTGAGGGACAGGATGAGGCGGCTGATATAGAGATGGACGGAGATGACTCTATGCATCGTCCTAGTTCTGATACTATCCCCATACATCGTGGCGTcgtgacgaggggtcgagacAGACGATTTTCTTCTACCGCAGGATCGTCTTCTG gtagcagcaagcgatCGAGGAGTGCTATAGAGGATGACTGGGTTGTGAAGGACCCCGTACCCGGGGGTCCATTTGATGGTGCTGTGATCCCGAGCTTTCTGGGACATGTTGCATGTGCTATCTGGGCCGGTCAGGATAGGGGCGTccttaggtgtcataccagatcagGGTATTGCTCGAAGCTGAGATTATGGTACAGTGGTTCTTCCAGGACGATTCAGTCGCGTATCGAGTCATCTGGCATGTTCCATTTACCTGGTATTATGCACAGTCACATAGATGCTGCTCTGATCACGGCATTTgtagagcggtggcagccagacacgtcatcatttcacatgccgtttggcgagatgaccattttgatgcatgatatgtgggagatattgcgcatccccgtagatggtgccatggtgactgctgatgcgagtattgatgagcttaaggagtgcgtgatggatttgtttgggaTGACTTGGGTTGAGTTAGATGCCCGTCATTATTCTTCTGGTGGTATACGAGCCGCTTCCGTCATGGAGCACTGTAGAGGTGATCGGATTCCTGAGACCCAGGCTATAGCTTGGACGTGGCTGATgctcggttccaccttgttcgtAGGCAAGAGTGGTGACCGTATCCGACCTTCTTGTCTGTTAGAGGTGCAGGACTCGGCAGCTGGAGCCGTTGGACTTTCTTGGGGatcagctgcactagcatatctataccgtcatcttggtattgctaccagaggagattgcgagcagatgacgggttgtatgacattgctccagtcctggatttacgagtattttccttgcttcaggccacatcgagaggcagttacagttgacccggatcttcctagggcttcgttgtggccatctatatcgatggagaagagcgatgagcggctgagagcatttcgtgcccggcttgatgtgttgacggcagatgag gtgatgtggatgccgtatggcCCTGATGCCATTACGGAGACCCCGATGACTCTATACGTTGGATGGATACGGTATcgggatgtgatcgagccgtacatGCCGGGGAGATGCCTTCGACAGCTTGGACATGTGCAGACCATTCCTAGACCGATATTGCAGCCTTCTAAGGCTGTGCGTCCGTGGACCAGTTTGAAGTATCGTGTAGAGGTGCCAGCTGTGATGGTGCAGGGTATTTGGGACTCTTTTCCCCAGTCGGTCGTCCTTATATTGTCTGTATTCACTCCAGCACATACTCCATCAGATTGTGAGGATCAGTACATGCATTGGTACACCCGTCACTCACACCC